TGGGCTTCGTTGATGATTAGCTCGGCCTCTTTTCTTGCAGTGGCTTTGAGATCGTCCACCATCTTCTGGGTGGTCATCAGGGTATCGCGCAGGGTTTCTTCACGCTGACGAAACTCGATGATGGTATTCTCTCTCCGGGAAACCATTTTCTGAAGCTGCTTTTTTTCATCAGCAGCGGTACCCAGAACATCCGCAAGTTCAACCATCAGCTGGTCCACTTCGCTCTTGGAGTACCCGAACAGGGATTTAGAGAACTTTTTATTAAGCAAGTCGATTTTTGAAAGACTCATGCCCACCTCCGGCATTACATACCATAAGCGAGTCTGGTGAGATTGCCCACCAGAGCTATGTCGATCATCTGGATAGCCAAAAGAACGACAATGGGTGAAAGATCAAATCCACCGATATTTACAAAGGGAAGATACTGGCGCACTTTGGCGAAAACAGGCTCTGTTACGCTGCGCAGAAATTTGACAATGGGATTGTAAGGATCAGGATTGACCCAAGTAATCAGGGCGGAAATGATAACCACCCACATATAGAGATTAAGAACAAGCGAAAGGACCTTCGCCACGGCAAGAATCACGTAATCCATTTAACATACTCCTAACGGGCTGGATCAGAAGCGGTGGCTTCCGATCTTGACTATAAATTGGCACAGCAGGATTCAAGAATCAACTGTTTTTCCAAATTTACCTGAATTCTATTAAATATAAGAACGCTGGTTGCAGGAGAAAGCAGGAAAATCAAGCCCTGAAGATTTCCCCCTGCCCTTTCGTACTGATTTAAATAAACTTTTGCTGACCGCAACCGCAACCGGCCCAAACATCATTCCGGGCCTTTTCCAGCAGGTTACAAAGAGTCCAGTAACTATCCACATGAAAACGGGCATTGAGTGTCGGGCTGCGATAGGCCCAGAACTCAACTCCTGCACGCTCGGCGCAGCTTTCATCCACCCAGGTATCACCGATATAGACAACCTCTTCAGGTTTCATATTCCATTTATCGAGAATGTAGTGAACGCCTTCAGGGTGCGGCTTACTGTTGGGTAATGTGGTCGAAGTGACCATGGGCGAAAAAAAGCCCTCAATATCAAATTTTTGCAGAACCAACGGCAGAGTATCGGTACGGTTGGTATTGATACCCATACGAATATTGTGGGTTCTCAGCCATTCGAGCAAACGAGATAATCCATCTTCAACCTGAATGTAGTTGATGCCTTCTTTCAGCAACGGATCGGAACAGAACTCAAAAGCCTGTTCATGAATCTCTTTGGGCAAGATTTGTTTTAATGATTCCGCATGGGTGTGGGCATGGACAAATTTCTCTTCATCAGCGGTCATGGGATCAAGATCAAATTTTTCTTTGAACTTGTTGTAGTACCACTTATTGGATTCAAAGGAATTGATCAAGACCCCGTCGCAATCAAAAATTACACCTTTGATTTCCTTAACCACCTCGGGAGGTGTTACCGGGCTGATATGTATGGATTCCATATAATTTCTCTCTACTTATCGTTTGCATTAAGGACAACGGTAAACTGCCGGTCAAGCCACGGCCTGTCTTCGGGCAGTCCGGAAAGATCCAGCAGCTTCCACGCCTTTTCGCGAAGCACCAGAGCCTTATCCGCTAGCAATCCTTCTTTTTCATAAAATTCTATATCACGGTCCCGCCAAAGAGAAACAGCATCGACATCATCGGTGACCAGCACGGAATTTTCCGGCAGCAGCAGGGCAAATCCTTCAAGAACTTTCTTCCACGGCAACTGCAAATCACCACCGCCCATACCGGGCAGATTAGCCATCAAACCGCCAAGAGCCATGGCTTTGCGATCATCCTCGCTATCAACATCCAGACCGAGGCTCTCCCCGAACCCGGCCCACTTGTCATTCAAATTCTTTTCAAGAGATCCAAGCTCAAGGTGCTTTTCTTCGTAAGCATAACAAAGTGCCAGCACGACCTGATTCTGAATCCGTGCCTCTTCATCACTTTTATCTTCTACGTCAGGGGCAATACGAGCTGCGAGCTCAGTATGAATAGCTGAAGTCCGCTCTCCGAACTGATCTTTGTCATTGGACTGAGGGTTGGCGATAAACTTGAACATATCACCAAGACTTTCACCGTAGCTGATAAAATCATCAACCATACGCTTGCAGGTCACGGGTTCTACAGGCAGGTTTTCCGGACGGTAAGCAGGAACTTCGCCTGCCGCTTCCCGGTCGATGCCCGGATCAAAAACCAAAGCACCCTCAACCTTTTCCTCGATCAGTTGCTCATGCATTTGCGGAAAATATATCAACACAGCAGGACTCCTTTTTATCTAAATTTCTATTCCTTACGCGGCTTGAAACGGCTGCACACGCCATCACATTCCGGCAATTCGAACAGGCAGACTCGGTCATGTATCGCTGCACAAAAACCACCGTCCTCTTCCTCGCACGGAAACATCTTGCGACACACCACTGTGGATTTCAAGTGTTCTTCTATTCTTTGTTCCCAGAGATCGCCGAAAGCCTTTGCATCAAGATTGAAATTTTCAGCCTGCAACAAAAGCTTATCGTACTCACCTTCCAGATCAATCATGACCTTGCAGCGGTACTGCCGATTATATCCGGGATTAAGATTCTCCTCAAAGAGACACCTTCCATTCTTATATAACCGGCACATGTGCCCCGGCATTCTAGTCACTTTAGCCAAACAATTTACCTCCGGGAAACCCCGGCCAGCGGCCTGAAACTGTTAAACATTCAAAGGAAGAATTATGTACGCATCGCTATTTTGTAAAGATCAAAAATATAAATTTTCCGTGTCGTTCCGAGATAAGAAGACATTCTTGACCTAAGAGCAAGGCCCGTGTAAAAGTTCATTACTATCTAGCATTGGAGGATTAAAATGTTCGGTTTAGGTATAACAGAGATTCTTTTAATTTTGGGTATCATCATCCTGATTTTCGGAGCTAAAAAACTTCCTGAAGTAGGAAGTGGACTGGGCCGCGCAATTCAGAATTTTAAAAAGGCAAGCAGCGAATCTGATGAAATTGATGTAACACCGTCAAAGGACAAAGATAAAGAAGCATAGACTTCTTCAAAAACTTGCTTGATTTTTTGTAGGTACATACCTGCAAGATCCCCGGTTTGCTTTGCGATCCGGGGTTTTATTATGCCCCTTTCTCCACTTCGTCTGCAAACATGAGCAGCCCCCGCCTGAGATAAATGGCACCGGAAATAAAAGTGAAGACAGCGGTAACAATCTCCAGCCACGGACGCATAAAGCTCACATCCAGCCTGAAGGCCAGCCCGGAAAGTACGGAAAAGATAACCAGCAGTTGCAGCGCAGTAGTAATCTTACTGGTCCAAAGGGGATCAATCCTCTTCTCCACTTCCACTCCATAAAATTTAAGCAGAAACAGACCGCCGACAATAATCAGATCACGGGAAACGGCAAGGACAGTCAGCCAGACAGGAACTACTCCCTGTGCAGAAAGACAGATAAAGGAAGTTACCAGCAGGATTTTATCAGCAAGGGGATCAATCATGGCCCCGAACTCAGTGCGCTGTTTCATTACCCGGGCCAGAAAACCGTCCAGACCATCTGAAATCCCGGCAACCATGAACAACAGCCATGCCGCAAGGAAATTGCTGTCGAGATATGCAATCACAAATCCCGGAGTCAGCAATATCCTGAAGATGGTTATGAGATTGGGTATGGTCCAGATTCTCCGGCTCGGCACGGTCCTTCCTTTATTCTTTAGCCTCCTCAAGTCCCTCCAGGCTGAAGTTCAGCCCGCGGGGAGGCAGGTAATCATTGAGGTAGCCACGAAGCACCCACTGGTCCGAGACTTCAAGGGACCAGCTTGCTGAAACAGCAGTAGGCTTCATTTCAACATCAAGCAGGTTCACTTCCTGTACTGCGGAATCCCATGATTTGAGTTTACGCCCGAATTCGCGAACCCCATCGGGATTGAACCAGCCGCTGACAACCAGCACGGCCTTGGGATTCATGAGGGCTTCAATATTCTCGGAACCGAAATATTTTCCCCAGAGTTCACGCCAGACCCGTTCCATGCTGCTACCTGAAGCAAACCACTTTCCACGGGAAGATTGCAGATCACCGGACCAGCGTTTTTTGGAAGCATGTCGAACAGACAGCACCGCCGCAGTACCGTTGGTATCAGCTATAGTAGCGTTGCTCAGCCCGTAAAGAGCGATCAACTCGTTGATTTGCTCATTCTGCTTTAATTGACGATCTTCATTGAGAGTATACTTTTCATTGGAAACATTAATTTGCGCAGGAACTTCAGCAGCTGAAAACAGTCCCATCTTTTTCATAGCCGAGCGAAGACTCTTACGATTCACACTGACATTGATGGAAACGGAAACACCATCTTCAGCCAGCTTGACGTTCATGTCCTTGTAGCCGTTGATGTACTCTTCATAATATTTACCGAAAGCCTTTTTCACAGCCTCAGTCCTTTCAGCGGACATGGTTCCGGGAAGCATACGTGAAGCCTCGGCGAACAGAGCCTGCGCAAAAGCTTCAGTAACCGCTTCCTGACGCAAGGTGCGCTGCGGCACTTCCTTTTCAGGATCAACAGGTTTGAAGATCTGCACCTTCACCGCATAGGCAGGCAGGGCGGAAAATAGCAGCACAACAACGCAGGCGGCTAAAACAAACGGCTTTATCTTATCTGAAAAATTCAACTTTATCGCTCCGGTAAATTTATCGCTGTTGATTCTGAACTGCGGGATTTCCATCCAAAGAATCTTCCTGAATATCACTTTCCCCTGCTGTCGCCGGAGATTCATGCGGCTGTTCCGTATCAGTAGATTCATCAACGTCACCAGCTTTAACGCCCGCATGAGGATCATCCACAAGAATGACCACAGCACAATTCTCGCTTACAATTTTGCGCTTAAGAACGGCCCTGACCTTGGCTGCATCATCAAGGGAAAGCACAAAATTACTCCGGGAAGGACCATGAGTATTGAGGGCTTTAATGGTCAAAGGGAAATTTCCAACCCGCGAACGCAGGTTCTCGGATTTATCATCAACCATGTAGGTCACAAGTCCGCGTTTAAGAACTGATTCTCTGCTGACCGCGAAAGGACCGTACACGCCAACTCCCCTGCCATCATAAATAAGGGGAAGCAACACAGGCTTGCAGTTGAGTCCTCTGGCATCGATAATCACACCGCTGTATACTGTGCTATCAATATAGCCGTTTTCCTCGCTTTCAAGGGCTTGTAACTCAGCTCCGGCCTCGCCGCGCTCACCGGAAATGGTCGGCGGAATTCCGGTCTGAAAGGAAAGTGTCGGCGGAATAATGATGGAAGAAAGACCGTTACGCAAATTCAGGGAAGAAGTAACTACCACAGTCCCGTTTACGTCCACAGCGGTATCAAGCAATGAATTCTGCACGTATCCGCGCAGGGAATTCAAGGCCTTAAGATCATTTTTAATAATGGAAGAAACTTTACGACGGCTGTCCAGCGGCAGCGAAAGGACCTCATCCAGCAATCCCTTGCGGGATTCAACCCCGCCCTGTCTTACAGCAAGAGCCTTACTGCGCACCGGGTCAATGCTGTCCGGCATGAGCTTGATTTCTGAAGCTGCGGAAATAAATCCATCACCCCAATTAACTATGGTTCCATCGGATTTTTCAACCAACCCGCCGAAGCCGTTACCATTATCTGCTGTCTGCGCGGACGCAAAAGAAACCGTAACCAGCAGAACAAGTAAATTGAAAAGTATATATTTTTTCATATGTATTCCGTTTTAGCGTAATTATCTGTTCTGGGATTACTTACCCTTCCCGGACTCAATCCGCAAGCCACTGCGCGACATATTCAACAGCCTTGTCATGCTCGTCGGGCGCGAACCAGTGGATATCCTG
This Desulfovibrio sp. JC022 DNA region includes the following protein-coding sequences:
- a CDS encoding DivIVA domain-containing protein, producing the protein MSLSKIDLLNKKFSKSLFGYSKSEVDQLMVELADVLGTAADEKKQLQKMVSRRENTIIEFRQREETLRDTLMTTQKMVDDLKATARKEAELIINEAHSRAEVILQQAHNRLAQIHEDINELKRQRTRFEVELKALLESHLKTLEIGDPEVEKVEAIESKLKFFKKAK
- a CDS encoding YggT family protein, whose protein sequence is MDYVILAVAKVLSLVLNLYMWVVIISALITWVNPDPYNPIVKFLRSVTEPVFAKVRQYLPFVNIGGFDLSPIVVLLAIQMIDIALVGNLTRLAYGM
- a CDS encoding HAD family hydrolase; amino-acid sequence: MESIHISPVTPPEVVKEIKGVIFDCDGVLINSFESNKWYYNKFKEKFDLDPMTADEEKFVHAHTHAESLKQILPKEIHEQAFEFCSDPLLKEGINYIQVEDGLSRLLEWLRTHNIRMGINTNRTDTLPLVLQKFDIEGFFSPMVTSTTLPNSKPHPEGVHYILDKWNMKPEEVVYIGDTWVDESCAERAGVEFWAYRSPTLNARFHVDSYWTLCNLLEKARNDVWAGCGCGQQKFI
- a CDS encoding twin-arginine translocase TatA/TatE family subunit, with the protein product MFGLGITEILLILGIIILIFGAKKLPEVGSGLGRAIQNFKKASSESDEIDVTPSKDKDKEA
- a CDS encoding CDP-alcohol phosphatidyltransferase family protein, whose amino-acid sequence is MPSRRIWTIPNLITIFRILLTPGFVIAYLDSNFLAAWLLFMVAGISDGLDGFLARVMKQRTEFGAMIDPLADKILLVTSFICLSAQGVVPVWLTVLAVSRDLIIVGGLFLLKFYGVEVEKRIDPLWTSKITTALQLLVIFSVLSGLAFRLDVSFMRPWLEIVTAVFTFISGAIYLRRGLLMFADEVEKGA